A genomic window from Streptococcus sanguinis includes:
- the cvfB gene encoding RNA-binding virulence regulatory protein CvfB, which produces MNTNLASFIVGIITDENDRFYFVQKDGQVYALSKEEGAHELGQSVKGFAYSDMKQKLRLTTLEVTATQEQFGWGTVTEVRKDLGVFVDTGLPDKQIVVSLDILPEIKELWPKKGDRLYIRLDADKKDRIWGQLAYQEDFQRLARPAFNNMQNQNWPAIVYRLKLSGTFVYLPENNMLGFIHPSERYAEPRLGQILDARVIGFREVDRTLNLSLKPRSFEMLENDAQMILTYLESNGGFMTLNDKSSPDDIKATFGISKGQFKKALGGLMKAGKIKQDQTGTELV; this is translated from the coding sequence ATGAATACAAATCTTGCCAGCTTCATCGTGGGTATCATCACGGATGAAAATGATCGCTTTTACTTTGTTCAAAAGGACGGTCAGGTTTACGCTCTATCTAAGGAAGAGGGGGCGCATGAGCTGGGGCAGTCTGTCAAAGGCTTTGCCTACAGCGATATGAAGCAGAAGCTTCGCCTGACAACTCTTGAAGTCACGGCTACCCAAGAGCAGTTTGGCTGGGGAACAGTAACGGAGGTTCGCAAGGATCTAGGCGTCTTTGTCGATACCGGTCTGCCAGATAAGCAAATCGTCGTATCACTAGACATCTTGCCAGAGATCAAGGAACTCTGGCCCAAAAAGGGCGACCGCCTTTATATCCGTCTAGATGCGGACAAGAAAGACCGCATCTGGGGCCAGTTGGCCTATCAGGAGGATTTCCAACGCTTGGCTCGTCCTGCCTTCAATAACATGCAAAATCAAAACTGGCCGGCCATCGTTTATCGGCTCAAGCTTTCTGGCACTTTTGTCTACCTGCCGGAGAATAATATGCTGGGCTTTATTCATCCCAGTGAGCGCTATGCAGAGCCTCGTCTCGGTCAGATCTTGGATGCACGGGTGATTGGCTTCCGTGAAGTAGACCGCACGCTTAACCTCTCCCTCAAGCCTCGTTCCTTTGAAATGCTGGAAAACGATGCCCAGATGATTCTGACCTATCTGGAGAGCAACGGTGGCTTCATGACCTTGAACGATAAATCTTCACCAGACGACATCAAGGCTACCTTTGGCATTTCCAAAGGCCAGTTTAAAAAAGCCCTGGGTGGGCTGATGAAAGCTGGTAAAATTAAGCAGGACCAGACTGGAACGGAGTTGGTGTGA
- a CDS encoding YozE family protein has translation MRKSFYSWLMTERNPKSKEPKAILADLAFQDTAFPKHTDDFDEVSRFLEEHANFSFNLGEFDAIWEEYQAH, from the coding sequence ATGAGAAAATCTTTTTACAGCTGGCTGATGACAGAGCGCAATCCTAAGAGTAAGGAGCCCAAGGCTATTTTGGCGGACTTAGCTTTTCAGGATACGGCTTTTCCCAAGCATACGGATGATTTCGATGAGGTCAGCCGTTTTCTGGAGGAGCATGCAAATTTTTCCTTTAACTTGGGTGAGTTTGATGCGATTTGGGAAGAGTATCAGGCTCATTAA
- the phoH gene encoding phosphate starvation-inducible protein PhoH → MQEHSVELKLGHPDDAFHLFGSNERHLRLMEQELKVTIHARTEIVQILGTGAACEETRQVIQALLVLVNRGMTIGTPDVVTAITMVKNNEIDKFVALYEEEIIKDSYGKPIRVKTLGQKIYVDSVKNHDIVFGIGPAGTGKTFLAVTLAVTALKRGQVKRIILTRPAVEAGESLGFLPGDLKEKVDPYLRPVYDALYQILGKDQTTRLMEREIIEIAPLAYMRGRTLDDAFVILDEAQNTTIMQMKMFLTRLGFQSKMIVNGDISQVDLPRNVKSGLIDAQEKLKNISQIDFVHFSAKDVVRHPVVAEIIRAYEPAPIKEATTEPAELESEN, encoded by the coding sequence TTGCAGGAACATTCAGTAGAATTGAAACTAGGCCATCCAGATGATGCCTTTCATCTCTTTGGTTCTAATGAACGCCATCTGCGCTTGATGGAGCAGGAATTGAAGGTCACCATCCATGCCCGAACCGAGATTGTGCAGATTTTGGGTACGGGGGCTGCCTGCGAGGAGACTCGACAGGTCATCCAGGCTCTCTTGGTCTTGGTCAATCGTGGCATGACAATTGGTACACCCGATGTTGTGACAGCTATTACCATGGTCAAAAATAATGAAATTGATAAGTTTGTAGCTCTTTATGAAGAAGAAATCATCAAAGACAGCTATGGCAAGCCGATTCGCGTCAAGACACTTGGTCAAAAAATCTATGTGGACAGTGTTAAAAATCATGATATTGTCTTTGGTATCGGGCCAGCTGGAACAGGGAAGACCTTTCTGGCGGTGACCTTGGCCGTGACAGCTCTCAAGCGTGGGCAGGTCAAACGAATTATCCTGACAAGGCCAGCGGTAGAAGCTGGTGAAAGTTTGGGCTTTCTGCCGGGAGACCTTAAGGAAAAGGTGGATCCATATCTGCGTCCGGTCTATGATGCCTTGTATCAGATTTTGGGTAAGGACCAGACGACGCGCCTCATGGAGCGAGAAATCATTGAGATTGCACCCTTAGCCTATATGCGGGGGCGGACGCTGGATGATGCCTTTGTGATACTAGACGAAGCTCAGAACACCACCATCATGCAGATGAAGATGTTTCTGACACGGCTGGGCTTCCAGTCCAAGATGATTGTCAATGGAGACATCAGTCAGGTCGACCTGCCTCGCAATGTTAAGTCGGGTCTCATTGACGCTCAGGAGAAATTGAAGAATATCTCCCAGATTGACTTTGTGCATTTCTCAGCTAAGGATGTCGTTCGTCATCCAGTGGTGGCGGAGATTATCCGAGCTTATGAACCAGCTCCTATTAAAGAGGCTACAACTGAGCCAGCAGAATTGGAATCTGAGAACTAA
- the ald gene encoding alanine dehydrogenase, translated as MLIGIPKEIKNNENRVALTPAGVHSLVGKGHEVLIETNAGLGSGFADADYEKQGAKIVPTAAEAWAAELVVKVKEPLAAEYGFLRDDLLLFTYLHMAAAPELADAMTSAKTTGLAYETVRDQDGQLPLLVPMSEVAGRMAVQIGAHFLTKREGGSGVLLGGVPGVPKGKVTIIGGGVVGTHAARIALGLGAQVTILDISAKRLSVLEDVFGHQIQTLMSNPFNIEASVREADVVIGAVLIPGAKAPKLVTDDMVKQMRPGSVIVDVAVDQGGVIETADRVTTHTEPVYEKHGVLHYAVANIPGAVARTSTIALTNVTLPYVEALAGKGFKQAIADDQGLRQGVTTYQGHITSQPVAEGLNKDYTSIEELV; from the coding sequence ATGTTAATCGGTATTCCAAAAGAAATCAAAAACAATGAAAATCGTGTCGCTCTGACACCAGCTGGTGTTCATAGTCTCGTTGGCAAAGGCCATGAAGTTCTGATTGAGACAAACGCAGGTCTGGGATCTGGCTTTGCCGATGCAGACTACGAAAAGCAAGGTGCAAAAATCGTCCCTACTGCTGCAGAAGCTTGGGCAGCCGAGCTAGTAGTCAAGGTCAAAGAACCTCTTGCAGCTGAATATGGCTTCCTCCGTGATGACCTCTTGCTCTTTACCTACCTGCATATGGCTGCCGCCCCTGAGCTAGCAGATGCTATGACAAGCGCCAAGACAACTGGTCTGGCCTACGAAACTGTCCGCGATCAAGATGGACAACTGCCACTCTTGGTGCCTATGAGTGAGGTAGCTGGCCGGATGGCGGTCCAAATCGGTGCCCACTTCCTGACTAAGCGTGAAGGTGGATCTGGCGTACTTCTCGGTGGTGTACCGGGCGTTCCGAAAGGGAAAGTTACCATCATCGGTGGCGGTGTCGTAGGAACTCATGCCGCTCGTATCGCTCTAGGATTGGGTGCGCAAGTGACTATTCTGGATATCAGCGCTAAGCGTCTGTCTGTCCTAGAAGATGTCTTTGGCCATCAAATCCAGACCCTCATGTCTAATCCTTTCAATATCGAAGCTAGCGTTCGAGAGGCAGATGTCGTGATCGGTGCTGTCCTCATTCCAGGTGCGAAGGCTCCAAAACTGGTGACAGACGATATGGTTAAGCAAATGCGTCCAGGCTCTGTCATTGTAGACGTAGCCGTTGACCAAGGCGGTGTCATTGAAACAGCCGACCGTGTAACGACTCATACCGAGCCTGTCTATGAAAAACACGGTGTCCTCCACTATGCAGTTGCTAATATCCCTGGGGCCGTAGCCCGTACTTCTACCATCGCCCTGACCAATGTCACTCTTCCTTATGTGGAGGCTTTAGCAGGGAAAGGCTTCAAACAAGCCATTGCAGATGACCAAGGTCTGCGCCAAGGTGTCACAACCTACCAAGGTCACATCACCAGCCAGCCAGTTGCAGAAGGCCTCAACAAGGACTACACTTCTATTGAAGAACTCGTTTAG
- a CDS encoding GNAT family N-acetyltransferase has protein sequence MENIYVKLAHHARLETERLILRPVTLDDASAMFEYASDEENTRYTFETNKSLEGTRNNIALFYLANPLGRWGIEVKENGKFIGTIDLHKIRLDLKTAAIGYVINKKYWNQGYTTEANRAVIKMAFEEIEMNKLVALHDVDNPASGRVMVKSGMKYSHEEPYASLDKHEKGRIVTRIHYYLTREDYFAKK, from the coding sequence ATGGAAAATATCTATGTCAAACTGGCTCATCATGCCAGGCTGGAAACTGAACGGCTGATTCTGCGTCCGGTGACCTTGGACGATGCCTCGGCGATGTTTGAGTATGCTTCGGATGAGGAAAATACTCGCTATACTTTTGAGACAAATAAAAGCCTGGAAGGAACACGCAATAATATCGCTCTCTTTTATCTGGCCAATCCTCTGGGGCGCTGGGGGATAGAAGTGAAAGAAAATGGCAAATTCATCGGGACGATTGACCTGCATAAGATCAGGCTGGATTTGAAAACAGCGGCTATCGGCTATGTAATCAATAAAAAATACTGGAATCAGGGCTACACGACAGAGGCCAATCGCGCAGTAATCAAGATGGCTTTTGAGGAAATTGAGATGAACAAACTTGTGGCGCTGCACGATGTGGACAATCCAGCATCTGGCAGGGTTATGGTCAAGTCTGGTATGAAATATTCCCACGAAGAGCCTTACGCATCACTAGACAAGCATGAGAAAGGACGCATTGTGACGCGGATCCATTACTATCTGACTAGGGAAGATTATTTTGCAAAAAAATGA
- the ybeY gene encoding rRNA maturation RNase YbeY — MYIEMVDETGQVSEEILKQTQEILEFAAQKTGKEKKEMAVTFVSNERSHELNLEYRDTDRPTDVISLEYKPELDIAVDEEDLLDHPELAEMLEDFDAYIGELFISVDKAREQAKEYGHSFEREMGFLAVHGFLHINGYDHYTPEEEAEMFGLQEEILTAYGLTRK; from the coding sequence ATGTATATCGAAATGGTAGACGAAACGGGTCAGGTTTCGGAAGAGATTCTTAAACAGACTCAGGAAATTTTGGAGTTTGCTGCCCAGAAAACGGGCAAGGAAAAGAAGGAAATGGCTGTGACTTTTGTCAGTAACGAGCGCAGTCATGAACTCAACTTGGAATATAGAGATACGGATCGGCCGACGGATGTGATTAGCTTGGAGTATAAGCCTGAGCTGGACATCGCTGTTGACGAGGAGGATTTGCTGGACCACCCTGAGCTAGCTGAGATGCTGGAAGATTTTGACGCCTATATCGGTGAGCTGTTCATTTCAGTGGACAAGGCGCGTGAGCAGGCTAAAGAATACGGCCACAGCTTTGAGCGGGAGATGGGCTTTTTGGCAGTGCATGGTTTTCTGCATATCAACGGCTATGATCACTATACGCCGGAAGAAGAAGCAGAAATGTTTGGTTTACAGGAAGAAATTTTAACTGCTTATGGACTCACAAGGAAATAA
- a CDS encoding diacylglycerol kinase, with protein MDSQGNNKRKWKNRDVVSSLEFALTGIFTAFKEERNLRKHVLSALAVIVAGLIFDLSAIEWLFLFLSIFLVIAFEIVNSAIENVVDLASDYHFSMRAKNAKDMAAGAVLVVSGFAVVTGLIIFVPKIWDWIF; from the coding sequence ATGGACTCACAAGGAAATAACAAACGCAAATGGAAAAATCGGGATGTGGTCTCGAGTCTGGAATTTGCTTTAACCGGTATTTTTACAGCCTTTAAAGAGGAGCGCAATCTGCGCAAGCATGTCCTTTCGGCTCTGGCAGTGATAGTTGCGGGACTGATTTTTGACTTGTCCGCGATAGAATGGCTCTTTCTCTTTTTGAGCATTTTTCTGGTCATTGCCTTTGAGATTGTCAATTCTGCCATTGAAAATGTTGTGGATTTGGCCAGCGATTACCACTTTTCTATGCGGGCCAAGAATGCCAAGGATATGGCAGCTGGAGCTGTTCTGGTCGTGTCTGGCTTTGCCGTTGTGACAGGACTGATTATTTTTGTTCCAAAGATTTGGGATTGGATTTTTTAA
- a CDS encoding GTPase Era, whose protein sequence is MTFKSGFVAILGRPNVGKSTFLNHVMGQKIAIMSDKAQTTRNKIMGIYTTDKEQIVFIDTPGIHKPKTALGDFMVEAAYSTLREVDTVLFMVPADEPRGKGDDMIIERLKAAKVPVILVVNKIDKVHPNQLLAQIDDFRQQMDFKEIVPISALQGNNVSRLVDILSENLEEGFQYFPEDQITDHPERFLVSEMIREKVLMLTREEIPHSVAVVVDSMKRDEETDKVHIRATIMVERDSQKGIIIGKGGSMLKKIGSMARRDIEIMLGDKVFLETWVKVKKNWRDKKLDLADFGYNKKEY, encoded by the coding sequence ATGACTTTTAAATCAGGCTTTGTAGCTATTTTAGGACGTCCTAATGTTGGGAAATCAACCTTTTTGAATCATGTTATGGGGCAAAAAATTGCCATCATGAGCGATAAGGCTCAAACCACACGCAATAAAATTATGGGGATTTACACGACGGATAAGGAGCAGATTGTCTTTATCGACACGCCGGGAATCCACAAGCCCAAGACGGCTTTAGGCGATTTCATGGTAGAAGCGGCCTACAGTACCCTGCGTGAGGTGGATACTGTCCTCTTTATGGTGCCGGCTGATGAGCCGCGTGGCAAGGGCGATGACATGATTATCGAGCGCTTGAAAGCGGCTAAGGTGCCAGTTATTTTGGTGGTTAATAAGATTGATAAAGTCCATCCGAATCAGCTTTTAGCGCAAATTGATGATTTCCGTCAGCAGATGGACTTCAAAGAAATCGTGCCGATCTCAGCCCTGCAGGGTAATAATGTTTCCCGTCTGGTTGACATCCTCAGTGAGAATTTGGAGGAAGGCTTCCAGTATTTCCCAGAAGACCAGATTACCGACCATCCGGAGCGTTTTCTGGTGTCAGAAATGATTCGGGAGAAGGTTTTGATGCTGACGCGGGAGGAAATTCCCCACTCAGTCGCAGTGGTCGTTGATAGCATGAAGCGAGACGAGGAGACAGACAAGGTCCATATTCGAGCGACCATCATGGTGGAGCGAGACAGCCAAAAAGGCATTATCATTGGTAAAGGTGGATCCATGCTGAAGAAAATCGGATCTATGGCTAGGCGCGATATTGAGATCATGCTGGGGGACAAAGTCTTCCTAGAAACCTGGGTCAAGGTCAAGAAAAACTGGCGGGACAAGAAGCTGGACTTGGCGGACTTTGGCTATAATAAGAAGGAGTATTGA
- a CDS encoding Fic family protein, which translates to MYMTVRQAADLWGISDRRVRSLCSQGKIPGAVQEGRLWRIPSDARKPADGRYKKAESLLPLIDEKMKQLSKLRPLTDGELERLNEEFTVEYTYNSNAIEGNTLTLRETDLVLRGLTIDQKPLKDHMEAIGHQEAFQFVQRLVEKNQSLSEQMIKDIHYLVLADKKNDRGIYRRVPVRIMGAANEPAQPYMIAPLMEKLLVDYAASQENMVTKLAQFHIAFESIHPFIDGNGRTGRLLVNLELMKAGYPPIDIKFTDRLSYYQAFDDFHSKGSLSAMEDLFAKYINERLDMYLEILSLDDEG; encoded by the coding sequence ATGTATATGACAGTGAGGCAGGCGGCTGATCTCTGGGGAATTTCTGATCGTCGGGTTCGGTCTCTGTGCAGTCAGGGAAAGATTCCAGGTGCTGTTCAAGAAGGGCGTTTGTGGAGGATTCCCTCAGATGCCAGAAAGCCAGCGGATGGCCGTTATAAGAAAGCAGAGAGTCTCTTGCCTTTGATTGATGAAAAGATGAAGCAGTTATCAAAACTCCGCCCTTTGACGGATGGAGAGTTGGAGCGGCTGAATGAAGAGTTCACAGTCGAATATACCTATAACTCAAATGCTATTGAGGGCAATACTCTGACCTTGCGTGAGACAGATTTGGTCCTGCGTGGATTGACTATTGACCAAAAGCCTTTAAAAGATCATATGGAGGCAATCGGTCATCAGGAGGCTTTTCAGTTTGTTCAAAGGCTTGTTGAGAAGAACCAGTCTTTGTCAGAACAGATGATAAAGGATATTCATTATCTAGTATTAGCGGATAAAAAAAATGACCGAGGCATTTATCGCAGAGTCCCGGTGCGCATCATGGGAGCAGCTAATGAACCGGCTCAGCCTTACATGATTGCTCCATTGATGGAGAAGCTCCTAGTGGACTATGCTGCAAGTCAGGAAAATATGGTGACCAAACTAGCTCAGTTTCATATTGCCTTTGAGAGTATCCATCCGTTTATTGACGGCAATGGCCGAACAGGTAGGCTCTTGGTGAATTTGGAGTTGATGAAGGCGGGCTATCCACCGATTGATATAAAATTTACGGATAGATTGTCCTATTACCAAGCATTTGATGACTTTCATTCAAAAGGAAGTTTATCGGCAATGGAGGATTTATTTGCCAAATATATCAATGAAAGATTGGATATGTATTTGGAGATTTTATCTCTTGATGACGAAGGATAA
- a CDS encoding NUDIX domain-containing protein → MDYISYIRSKVGHDKVILNFAGGILADEEDRVLLQLRGDKKTWAIPGGAMELGETSLQAAVREFYEETGISVEAKRLLNVYTNFDESYPNGDKVQTVVFLYEFQALENVDISNFHNEETLRLSFFSKEEIEKLESVSSKHRLMLAEYFDDNFAMGH, encoded by the coding sequence ATGGACTATATTTCCTATATTCGCTCCAAGGTGGGGCATGATAAGGTTATTCTGAATTTTGCTGGTGGAATTCTGGCAGACGAAGAGGATCGAGTGCTTCTGCAGTTGCGAGGTGATAAGAAAACATGGGCGATTCCTGGTGGAGCTATGGAGCTCGGGGAAACTTCTCTGCAAGCAGCCGTGCGTGAGTTTTACGAAGAGACAGGCATTTCTGTTGAAGCCAAGCGCTTGCTGAATGTTTATACTAATTTTGATGAATCTTACCCTAATGGCGACAAAGTGCAGACGGTTGTCTTTCTGTATGAATTTCAGGCATTGGAGAATGTTGATATTTCCAATTTTCACAATGAGGAAACTCTACGCCTGAGTTTCTTTTCTAAGGAAGAAATTGAGAAATTAGAATCTGTGAGTAGTAAGCATCGCCTAATGTTAGCTGAGTATTTTGATGACAACTTTGCGATGGGACATTGA
- a CDS encoding DUF664 domain-containing protein — protein MEFVNLLVENVERVEERFLSVLDNLSVEEVNAFPVANTVPSIKSVTWHTARELDFQIADLAKTEPVWFSKGWKKKFALDLPDDTEDWHHTPQEAHKVVVTDIDFLKDYLSDAVATAIAYLSKVNEDSLDDVVDENWSPAVKRGNRLVSIIDDAAMHSGQAIYARRLLERED, from the coding sequence ATGGAATTTGTAAATCTTTTAGTAGAAAACGTGGAACGAGTCGAGGAGCGTTTTTTATCGGTGCTGGATAATTTATCTGTGGAAGAAGTAAATGCTTTTCCGGTTGCAAATACAGTTCCGTCCATTAAGTCTGTGACTTGGCATACGGCGCGGGAGCTGGATTTTCAGATTGCTGATTTAGCAAAGACCGAGCCAGTTTGGTTTTCTAAAGGTTGGAAGAAAAAGTTTGCCTTGGATTTGCCAGATGATACGGAAGATTGGCACCATACTCCTCAAGAAGCGCATAAAGTTGTGGTGACAGATATTGATTTTCTTAAAGATTATCTGTCTGATGCGGTTGCGACAGCAATTGCTTATTTATCAAAGGTAAATGAAGATAGTCTGGATGATGTTGTCGATGAGAATTGGTCCCCAGCAGTTAAGCGTGGGAATCGCTTAGTATCAATCATCGACGATGCTGCTATGCATTCAGGTCAGGCAATCTATGCTCGCCGCTTGTTAGAAAGAGAAGATTGA
- a CDS encoding GNAT family N-acetyltransferase has protein sequence MVVEIRAVEKSHLADWAYFAHLVWKTEKKKLLAAFSEGKFPNEFLYYLEGEAVAWISLSMRSEYVEGAEQLPVAYIEGIAVAPVFQRHGIATQLLDFAQSWATKKGASQLASDCDIDNAVSQAFHKSAGFEEISRTVHYMLHLDKKG, from the coding sequence ATGGTAGTGGAAATTCGAGCGGTCGAAAAATCTCATCTAGCTGATTGGGCTTACTTTGCTCATTTAGTTTGGAAAACAGAGAAAAAGAAATTACTAGCAGCATTTTCTGAAGGAAAATTTCCTAATGAATTTTTATACTATTTAGAGGGAGAAGCCGTTGCTTGGATCAGCTTATCTATGCGTTCGGAGTATGTGGAAGGAGCAGAGCAACTTCCTGTCGCATATATTGAAGGCATAGCGGTAGCACCTGTTTTTCAAAGACATGGTATCGCTACTCAGCTTCTTGACTTTGCTCAGTCGTGGGCGACAAAAAAAGGAGCATCTCAGCTAGCTTCAGATTGTGATATAGACAATGCAGTCAGTCAAGCTTTTCACAAGAGTGCGGGATTTGAAGAAATAAGTCGAACGGTGCATTACATGTTACATTTGGATAAGAAAGGATAA
- the mutM gene encoding DNA-formamidopyrimidine glycosylase translates to MPELPEVETVRRGLERLVVGKTIDQVQVRYAKMIGTGVDSFVHDLPGQTIERIGRRGKYLLFYLTGGVLVSHLRMEGKYLFYPDAVPERKHAHVFFEMTDGGTLVYEDVRKFGTMELLRKDQLEAYFAVRKLGPEPTEADFLLSPFAAALSRSKKPIKPYLLEQTLVVGLGNIYVDEALWRARIHPARPAASLKPAQVKRLREQIIEVLQLGIEKRGSTIRTYRNALGEDGTMQDFLQVYGKTGQPCARCGSPIEKIKLGGRGTHLCPHCQKAR, encoded by the coding sequence ATGCCTGAATTACCTGAAGTGGAAACGGTTCGGCGCGGTTTGGAGCGTCTGGTTGTTGGCAAGACGATTGATCAAGTGCAGGTCCGCTATGCCAAGATGATTGGTACGGGAGTGGATAGTTTTGTCCATGACTTGCCAGGTCAGACCATTGAAAGGATTGGGCGTCGGGGCAAGTATTTGCTCTTTTACCTGACAGGCGGAGTGCTGGTTTCCCATCTGCGAATGGAAGGTAAGTATCTTTTTTATCCTGATGCGGTGCCTGAGCGCAAGCATGCTCATGTCTTTTTCGAGATGACGGATGGTGGGACGCTTGTTTATGAGGATGTCCGCAAGTTTGGGACCATGGAACTGTTGAGAAAGGATCAGCTGGAGGCTTATTTTGCTGTCAGAAAGCTTGGTCCTGAGCCGACAGAGGCGGACTTTCTTTTGTCGCCTTTTGCAGCAGCTTTGAGTCGTTCCAAGAAGCCCATCAAACCCTATTTGCTAGAGCAGACCTTGGTCGTTGGTCTGGGCAATATCTATGTAGATGAGGCCCTTTGGCGGGCGCGGATTCATCCGGCAAGGCCAGCAGCTAGTCTGAAGCCTGCTCAAGTGAAGCGACTGCGTGAGCAGATTATAGAAGTTTTGCAGCTTGGGATTGAAAAGAGAGGATCGACCATTCGGACCTATCGAAATGCTTTGGGTGAAGACGGCACGATGCAGGATTTTCTGCAGGTCTATGGAAAGACCGGTCAACCCTGTGCTAGATGCGGCAGCCCGATTGAGAAAATTAAGCTGGGTGGACGAGGTACACATCTCTGTCCTCATTGTCAGAAAGCGAGGTAG